The genome window ACCCAATTTGTCTACGATGATATCTTTTACTTTGTCAGAAAGCGACATTTAATGCCTCCTCGTTAAATTAGTTAACCTAAGTATTATTACAGCCCAAGAATTTAATCAATCATCCTAAAAAAATAAATGCCAAATTGCTAAAAACAGGCTTAAAAAGCTCCCTTTTTAACCGAAAAACCAGATTTGGTTCCATCGCCGGCGATTTTTTTTCGTAAAAATCAGCTATTGCCTGATAATTTTTTACTGCATCACCATGCCGCCGTCAACATTCAGCGTTTGTCCGGTGATGTATCCGGCATCGTCGCCGGAGAGAAAAACTGCCGCTTTGGCAATATCGAGCACATTGCCCAACCGCGCCAGCGGAATTTGGGTGAGCAGCGCTTCGCGGGTTTTTTCGCCGAGCACTTCGGTCATATCGGTATCGATAAATCCGGGTGCGATGGCGTTGCAGGTGATGCCGCGCGACGCCAGTTCTTTGGCAACCGATTTGGTTAACCCGATGATGCCCGCTTTGGATGCGGCATAATTTGCCTGCCCAGCGTTGCCGATTTGCCCGACAACGGATGTGATGTTTACAATCCGTCCGCTGCGCTGTTTCATCATTTGCCGGGTAACGGATTTAATGGTATTAAACGTGCCTTTCAAATTGATGTTCAGCACGGTGTCCCAATCTTCTTCTTTCATCCGCATCAACAAATTGTCGCGGGTGATGCCCGCATTGTTGATCAGAATATCCACCTGCCCGAAAGCTTTCACGGTTTCGTCGATGAGCGATTGGGCGTCTGCCATCACACTCACATCGCCAATGACCGCCAAAGCTTCACCGCCGGCATTTTTGATTTCCGCAACCACTTCGTTGGCACGTTCTTCATTTCGTCCGGAAATCACTACTTTGGCGCCTTCCCGGGCAAATTCCAATGCAATTTCTTTACCGATGCCTTTGGTGGAACCGGTAACGATGGCAATTTTGCCGGATAAATGTTGGTGCATGGCTCGTTTCCTGATTTTGTTATTGTGTGTCAATTTTTTCGGTTCTGTCCAAAACGATTGTTCCGGAAAAAAGCTAAATGGAAAATCCCGCAATTTCATCGGCGGTGCCGTATGCTTCGCAACTGGCTTCGCGATTGATGCGTTTGTGCAAGCCCTGCAGCACTTTGCCGGGACCCACTTCGTAAAATGGCGCAAATCCGTCCGAAATCATATTTTGAGCGATGGTTTCCCACAAAACCGGCGCGGTTAATTGTTGTTGCAACAATTTCCGGATGTGGGCGGCATCGGTTGCCGGCGTCGCTTCCACATTGCTGTAAACCGGGATTTTCGGGTTGTTGATGGTCACTTTTTCCAATGCTTCAATCAATCCGGAGAGCGCATCCGCCATCAGCGGAGAATGAAATGCGCCGCTGACCACCAGTTCTTTCGCCATGCGCGCGCCTTTGGTTTTGGCAATTTCCATGGCTTTGTGAACGCCGGGAATGCTGCCGGAAATGACAATTTGTCCGGGACTGTTGAAATTCGCCGGTTGCACAACGCCAGCAGCAGATGCTTCGTTGCAGGCTTCGGTGACGGCTTCCGGCGTCCCGCCGATAATCGCGGCCATTGTGCCGGGATTTTTCTCTCCGGCGATCTGCATCAGCGCACCGCGAATTTTGACCAAACGCAAACCGTCTTCAAAACTGAGTGCACCGGCGCTAACCAATGCCGAATATTCACCGAGGCTGTGTCCGGCTGTCGCTTTCGGTTGTAAGCCTTTATCTTTTAATAATTTATCGACAGCAATGCTGTGGGTGAAAATCGCCGGTTGGGTGAATTTGGTTTGCTTCAGTTCATCTTCCGGTCCCTCAAAACAAAGCCGTTTGAGCGGAAATTCCAGAATTTCTTCTGCCAGATCGAATATTTTTTTTGCGTCGGCAAATTGTTCGTACAAATCTTTTGCCATCCCCACAAATTGCGATCCCTGTCCGGGAAATAAAAATGCTGTGTTGCTCATATTCTCAACCGTTTATTTTGCGATTCAAATGGATAAAAGGATCAGATTGCCCAGCGAA of Calditrichia bacterium contains these proteins:
- the fabG gene encoding 3-oxoacyl-[acyl-carrier-protein] reductase, whose amino-acid sequence is MHQHLSGKIAIVTGSTKGIGKEIALEFAREGAKVVISGRNEERANEVVAEIKNAGGEALAVIGDVSVMADAQSLIDETVKAFGQVDILINNAGITRDNLLMRMKEEDWDTVLNINLKGTFNTIKSVTRQMMKQRSGRIVNITSVVGQIGNAGQANYAASKAGIIGLTKSVAKELASRGITCNAIAPGFIDTDMTEVLGEKTREALLTQIPLARLGNVLDIAKAAVFLSGDDAGYITGQTLNVDGGMVMQ
- the fabD gene encoding ACP S-malonyltransferase; the protein is MSNTAFLFPGQGSQFVGMAKDLYEQFADAKKIFDLAEEILEFPLKRLCFEGPEDELKQTKFTQPAIFTHSIAVDKLLKDKGLQPKATAGHSLGEYSALVSAGALSFEDGLRLVKIRGALMQIAGEKNPGTMAAIIGGTPEAVTEACNEASAAGVVQPANFNSPGQIVISGSIPGVHKAMEIAKTKGARMAKELVVSGAFHSPLMADALSGLIEALEKVTINNPKIPVYSNVEATPATDAAHIRKLLQQQLTAPVLWETIAQNMISDGFAPFYEVGPGKVLQGLHKRINREASCEAYGTADEIAGFSI